In Aedes albopictus strain Foshan chromosome 3, AalbF5, whole genome shotgun sequence, the genomic window tcccggtcacagctcacaaccgaccaaatctcgggaaccggccttcgagggtttcgcagcggacttcgaatatggcggacttccaactcgcggggaattattcggacggggagaaataacgaaagaacgcgcccgaacagctttactgtttgcaattagcctctgcatgctgtgagattttgacttttactgcgagcactgtgttcTAAATTCCTGTATGAGTGAGCAGGATAGCACCTAAACagagctcgcagtaaaagtcaaaagccaaaggaattttgacagcaTATGCTGTGTGTACACAGCCTAATAgactcattttatttctgttctgactgggttacacaggttgtctatagggcactgcactgttttgattttgtatgggattgtgacgtttcgtggccttgttgtttacaaaatttctgtaagagtgaaagagaaggagctaatttcatgcactgccctatagttgtggtagtgtaagtttacttggaaaggaaaacaagttacatctagttcattagggtaattcaaagtagttaacgtattagggtaggtcaaatttttctaagttagcgaaagttttttctcttttggccagttactagaaatcgtttcagttttcagtttttttttttaatattatgaggagagcgaacatttttacatgtttgatgagcgcaattttcaaattatctttttaatatgacagcaacatttttccaactaagtacgcgactcttttattataaagagcgacgaagttttatatggctatccgatgagtgaagtttaatgaatataagatcgccacctcgatcgccgcttctattttggggagccgacaaattaatgttctgtttttaatgtatgaagagcgcaatggtctcatctaacattcaaactcgtttattttgtttaagtacttcaaaattgtctcaatgttttcaattagataagatattttatcatcttagattgcaaatcctttattttaaatgggtagacagacattctcacatttttatcaatttgcgatgagagcaattttctagtataaatagaatatagttaaattgaattaaaatttgtcacattttacttgatattatgagtgcaagtttttcatctgatatcaccactagttttttttttattttatgaagtttccagctattacaccacttatctttgaattatgatatgtatttttttccgaccaacaaatttgataaattgaaaacttttacactattatttttcaaatatgatttaacttgtccaaacaaaatcatataaatccgtaatttcatatattacattgttaatgatatattttgtgggaatttctacgactgagatcgcagctcattgaaaagcgaaggaattttcacattgttattgatttacgatgacagctgttttcgaatctgagatagccactttatattttgggaactgaaaaatctattatccttttttggtataagatgagcgcaattttaacatccaagactaacacttttttgtgagcgggaaaattgtcttgtttgctttattttgggaacagcaaaatagttaaattgagcgcaatgcttgaattatttatatgggggcgtagcatcataaggggcgcagctattttgaaaacttgggtaaccagctctgattttagcatgacagcactggatgAAGGATGTGTTTTCGAGGTTTGCAAACGATGTGATCGCGACGTGCGCGTTTGGGCTGCAGGTCGAATCGTCCCGCGATCGAGAGAACGAGTTTTTCGTTAATGGTAAAAAGATGATAGATTTTGGCAGATTAGTCGTTATGTTGAGATTCATGGGACATCAGCTTGCTCCGTGGTTGATGGCATACTTCGGATGGGACGTGACCGACAAGGAGCAGAATACCTTCTtcaaaactttgatcttggacgCGATCAAGGAGCGGGAACAGCAAGGTATCGTCCGACCAGACATGATAAACCTGTTGATTCAAGCTAAGAAAGGTACTCTAAAACATCAAAAAGAGAATGATCAACAATCAGAAGGGTTTGCGACGGTATAAGAATCGGAAGTCGGGAAATCCACGATCACCACAGCGATGACGGATGTGGAAATGGTCGCACAATGCTTAATCTTCTTCATAGCTGGGTTCGACACGGTTTCGACCTCGCTGCTTTACACTGCTTATGAACTCGCGATCAATCCAAAAGTTCAACAGAAGCTGTACGAAGAGATCCAGGCCACACGATCATCCCTGGGCGGCAAACCTCTGACGTATGATGCGGTGCAGAAGATGAAGTACATGGACATGGTGATATCCGAGGCACTCCGGATGTGGCCTCCGGTTCCGTCGGTTGATCGAGTTTGCGTCAAAGATTACGTACTCAATGAAGGAAATGGAAAGAAGTACACGATCGAAAAGAGATCAGTCGTTTGGATCCCGATTCAGGGTCTCCATCACGACCCAGAGTACTACCCACAGCCGGAGAAGTTCGACCCGGAGCGATTCAGTGACGAATGGAAGGGAAGCATCAATGCGGGAGCTTATCTACCATTCGGTATAGGTCCACGGAACTGTATCGGGTCCAGGTTCGCTCTTGCCGAGGTGAAGACCATTCTGTACTACATGTTGGGAAACTTCTCGTTTGAACGGTGCAGCCAGACGGAAGTTCCGCCAGTTCTTGGGAAAGGTTTTGACGTTATTCCGGCCAAGGGAATGTACATTGAGTTTAAACCTAGACCTCGGGAGTAGTGCAGTTGCAAGGTCTCACCTTAATCTACGCATTGGGGTGAGTAACATGAGAAATCAATTGATAATGGGACGAGAGGTGACCGGTTGCTATGGAAAAGTCCGCCTCCTATGATAACAAGTCTAATCTTATGTGATTACAAATCAAAGCTTACCGGCTATTCAAGGTGGTCAATTTTGGTAAACAAAGTCAAATTTGGAAGTCTTTTCTTCATGTAGGAAGTTCGACTGTGATGTTATAGCACACTAGTTCAGATGGACCATAAAGAACAAAAAGAGCGAATAAACGGGCACTGTAATCAAATGTGTTTTACATGCTATTAGTATTAAATATTCTTTAACTATCTGAA contains:
- the LOC109426418 gene encoding LOW QUALITY PROTEIN: cytochrome P450 9e2 (The sequence of the model RefSeq protein was modified relative to this genomic sequence to represent the inferred CDS: inserted 1 base in 1 codon; substituted 2 bases at 2 genomic stop codons) codes for the protein MEVNLFYFGAIVAVLGSLYYLLTRKHGYFHDKPIPSMAAIPILGSVGDLMLQRVSLSEFIQKLYDKYPGVKXSMLPEXVRRYGIKQVGVKDFDHFVDHVQGFGNSNYDHPNLLTGKTLFSLTGQRWKTMRATLSPAFSGSKMRYMFELIVESVERAVKYYEEQAAINGAQVYEMKDVFSRFANDVIATCAFGLQVESSRDRENEFFVNGKKMIDFGRLVVMLRFMGHQLAPWLMAYFGWDVTDKEQNTFFKTLILDAIKEREQQGIVRPDMINLLIQAKKGTLKHQKENDQQSEGFATVXESEVGKSTITTAMTDVEMVAQCLIFFIAGFDTVSTSLLYTAYELAINPKVQQKLYEEIQATRSSLGGKPLTYDAVQKMKYMDMVISEALRMWPPVPSVDRVCVKDYVLNEGNGKKYTIEKRSVVWIPIQGLHHDPEYYPQPEKFDPERFSDEWKGSINAGAYLPFGIGPRNCIGSRFALAEVKTILYYMLGNFSFERCSQTEVPPVLGKGFDVIPAKGMYIEFKPRPRE